One genomic window of Quercus lobata isolate SW786 chromosome 9, ValleyOak3.0 Primary Assembly, whole genome shotgun sequence includes the following:
- the LOC115960527 gene encoding TMV resistance protein N-like, translating into MDSKSQSFSSSSHKWKYDVFLSFKGEDTCKNFTDNLYTTLKQKGVNTFRDDKNREIGEPNSHELLKAIEESLFAIVILSQNYASSTWCLDELVNIMECKKKMGQIVWPIFYDVDPFEVRKQTGTYAQAFDKHEKHFKDDIDKVHTWRATLTEVANLFGFHLQDRNEIEFIQDIVEEIFIKLSYKFPRSDTSDLVGIDSRVKELMSLLAIQLNDVRIIGVWGMGGIGKTTLARFVYHKIFNYFDGGSFITNIREESEKHGLLSLQQKLICEILMERSMNIQDVDKGVLLIKRIMCNKRILLVLDDVNQLNQLQKLAGKLNWFGPGSRVIITTRDESLLRRHNIFRIYEVKVLNNDDAFHLFRLKAFMSDCHTNGYLKLSKQFVNYANGLPLAIEVLGSFLFNRSKKEWESALNRLNEFPDKDVMKILQISFDGLNETEKEIFLHIACFFNMKENYYVEKILDNLGFDPRFGLRVLIERSLLKEFQTKYKMHELLQTMGQSIVRKEHPQEPGRWSRLWIYNDIHNVLVKNSGTRENQGLVLEHSKVEKLREYERRYWNLEAFSKMPNLKLLIIHGVQLLHGPKHLPNKLRLLDWSKYPSKSLPSDFQPVELVELHLLHSKIERLWKGSKYLNKLKFINLKGSLNLVATPDFTGVPNLEKLVFKGCINLCEVHPSIMVLKWLTLLDLENCKSLRSLPSKFEMVSLETLILSGCSKIERIPEFMGNMERLSKLHLDGTAITKLPSSIERMTNLQELSFRGCKGPPSKLWNKLFPLNLLPRRSQNPVSLLLPRLLVLGMCPLTTLDLRDCNLQSIPNDIGNLSLIRYLNLNENHFSCLPESIVQLSDLSEIHLRNCTRLRSLPQLPSTTDWIEADGCTSLETFPNGIEPQDFAQTHLLFFDCFKLANNMLFNVLRMLLAFHQEICKQSAILGSCAAFNVVFPGSEILKWFKHQSAGNVVNAQVTHPNKNVNIQVPSRSSNKWIGIALCVVFSCPYSYASELPDFLRCHILINKHEGSYFNLGICARLDGSKSLHLWMSYIPSQMFNENERAVLSQSDENGFIQMEVKFQWDFNPGIKFKKCGFCLLYEQDIEDIKEMISAHDCHDFDNSTEGIKIKRSRDEYEGAGASGEGSSNNVPHSKRIER; encoded by the exons ATGGATTCAAAAAGCCaatctttctcttcttctagcCACAAGTGGAAATATGATGTCTTTCTAAGTTTTAAAGGTGAGGATACTTGCAAGAATTTTACAGACAATCTATACACTACCTTGAAACAGAAGGGAGTCAACACCTTCAGGGATGATAAAAATCGAGAGATAGGAGAACCTAATTCACATGAGCTTTTAAAAGCAATAGAAGAATCATTGTTTGCTATTGTCATTCTCTCCCAAAACTATGCATCCTCAACGTGGTGTTTGGATGAACTTGTGAATATCATGGAATGCAAAAAAAAGATGGGGCAAATAGTTTGGCCCATATTTTATGATGTGGATCCATTTGAGGTGCGAAAACAGACGGGAACATATGCACAAGCATTTGacaaacatgaaaaacattTCAAAGATGATATAGATAAAGTTCACACATGGAGAGCTACTTTGACAGAAGTGGCCAATCTCTTTGGATTTCATTTACAAGATAG GAATGAGATAGAATTTATCCAAGATATTGTGGAAGAGATATTTATCAAATTAAGTTACAAATTCCCAAGATCAGATACTAGTGATTTAGTAGGAATAGATTCTCGAGTAAAGGAATTGATGTCACTTTTGGCTATACAATTAAACGATGTTCGCATCATAGGGGTTTGGGGGATGGGAGGAATTGGTAAGACAACTCTTGCTAGATTTGTCTATCAtaagatttttaattattttgacgGTGGTAGTTTTATCACTAATATTAGAGAAGAATCTGAAAAACATGGTTTACTTTCATTACAACAAAAacttatttgtgaaattttgatGGAGAGAAGTATGAATATTCAAGATGTTGATAAAGGAGTTCTTTTGATCAAGCGTATCATGTGCAATAAAAggattcttcttgttcttgatgatgtaaATCAATTGaaccaattacaaaaattagCTGGGAAGCTTAATTGGTTTGGTCCAGGTAGTAGAGTTATTATCACAACTAGAGATGAGTCTTTGTTGAGAAGACATAACATATTTAGAATATATGAGGTTAAAGtattgaataatgatgatgcTTTTCATCTTTTTAGGTTGAAAGCTTTTATGAGCGATTGTCATACCAATGGTTATCTAAAGTTGTCTAAACAGTTTGTAAATTATGCTAACGGCCTTCCATTAGCTATTGAGgttttgggttcttttttgtTCAATAGAAGTAAGAAAGAATGGGAAAGTGCATTAAATAGGCTCAACGAATTTCCTGATAAAGATGTTATGAAAATACTTCAAATAAGTTTTGATGGACTTAATGAAACAGAAAAGGAAATCTTTCTacatattgcatgtttctttaaTATGAAGGAAAACTATTATGTGGAAAAAATACTAGATAATCTTGGCTTTGACCCTAGATTTGGTTTAAGGGTCCTCATTGAAAGGTCACttttaaaagaatttcaaaCTAAATACAAGATGCATGAACTATTACAAACGATGGGTCAAAGCATAGTTCGTAAAGAGCATCCTCAAGAACCGGGGAGGTGGAGCAGATTATGGATATACAATGACATTCACAATGTATTGGTGAAAAATTCG GGAACAAGAGAAAATCAAGGCTTAGTCTTAGAGCATTCAAAAGTTGAAAAACTACGTGAATATGAAAGAAGATATTGGAACCTAGAAGCCTTTTCAAAGATGCCTAACCTTAAATTGCTTATAATTCATGGTGTTCAACTTTTGCATGGCCCCAAGCATCTTCCTAATAAATTAAGACTTCTTGATTGGAGTAAGTATCCTTCAAAGTCTTTGCCATCAGATTTTCAACCAGTTGAGCTTGTTGAACTTCACTTGTTGCATAGCAAAATTGAACGGCTTTGGAAAGGGTCAAAG TACTTGAACAAGTTAAAGTTCATCAACTTGAAAGGTTCTTTAAATCTCGTTGCAACCCCTGACTTCACTGGAGTTCCCAATCTTGAGAAATTGGTTTTTAAAGGTTGTATAAATTTATGTGAGGTTCACCCATCTATTATGGTTCTTAAATGGCTTACTCTTCTTGATCTAGAAAACTGCAAAAGCCTTAGAAGTCTTCCAAGCAAGTTTGAAATGGTGTCTCTTGAGACTCTTATTCTTTCTGGCTGTTCAAAAATCGAGAGAATTCCAGAATTTATGGGAAATATGGAACGCTTATCAAAACTTCACTTAGATGGCACTGCTATTACTAAACTTCCCTCTTCAATTGAACGTATGACTAATCTTCAAGAACTATCATTTCGTGGATGTAAAGGTCCACCATCTAAACTATGGAATAAGCTTTTTCCCTTAAATTTATTGCCAAGAAGAAGCCAAAATCCTGTGAGCTTGTTATTGCCTCGCCTTTTAGTTTTGGGTATGTGTCCTTTAACGACATTGGACTTGAGGGACTGTAATCTTCAATCAATCCCTAATGATATTGGAAACTTATCTTTAATAAGGTACTTGAATCTAAACGAAAATCACTTTAGTTGCCTTCCTGAAAGTATTGTGCAACTATCTGATTTGTCGGAAATTCATTTACGCAATTGCACAAGACTTCGTtcattgccacaattgccaTCAACGACTGATTGGATTGAAGCAGATGGTTGTACCTCATTGGAAACATTTCCAAATGGAATTGAACCACAGGATTTCGCCCAAACACATCTTTTGTTCTTCGATTGCTTCAAATTGGCTAATAACATGTTATTTAATGTTCTGAGAATGCTACTAGCATTTcatcag GAAATCTGCAAGCAATCTGCAATATTGGGTAGCTGTGCTGCCTTTAATGTTGTTTTTCCAGGAAGTGAAATTCTGAAATGGTTTAAACATCAGAGTGCGGGGAATGTAGTTAATGCACAAGTTACTCATCCGAACAAAAATGTGAATATACAAGTGCCTTCCCGTTCAAGTAATAAGTGGATTGGAATAGCTCTTTGTGTTGTTTTTTCATGCCCCTATTCTTATGCTTCTGAACTTCCGGATTTTTTGAGATGTCACATTCTAATCAATAAACATGAAGGTTCATACTTTAATTTAGGCATTTGCGCTAGACTGGATGGGAGTAAATCACTTCACCTTTGGATGTCCTATATACCCTCTCAAATgtttaatgagaatgagagagCAGTATTGAGCCAAAGTGATGAGAATGGATTCATACAGATGGAGGTTAAATTTCAATGGGATTTCAACCCAGGTATTAAGTTTAAGAAATGTGGGTTTTGTCTACTATATGAACAAGACATCGAAGATATCAAAGAAATGATATCGGCTCATGATTGTCATGATTTTGACAACTCAACTGAAGGAATCAAAATTAAGCGAAGCCGTGATGAATATGAAGGGGCTGGAGCTAGTGGAGAAGGCAGCTCTAACAATGTCCCACACTCAAAGAGGATTGAAAGATAG